A window of Nicotiana tabacum cultivar K326 chromosome 24, ASM71507v2, whole genome shotgun sequence contains these coding sequences:
- the LOC107795127 gene encoding large ribosomal subunit protein uL4z-like — MATAAAIPTTTVQSFENDMATDGGAVPLPAVMKAPIRPDVVTYVHANISKNSRQPYAVSKKAGHQTSAESWGTGRAVSRIPRVSGGGTHRAGQAAFGNMCRGGRMFAPTKIWRRWHRKIPVNQKRYAVASAIAASAVPSLVLARGHRIESVPELPLVVSDSVESIEKTSNAIKALKQIGAYPDAEKAKDSHAIRPGKGKMRNRRYISRKGPLIVYGTEGAKLVKAFRNIPGVEICHVDRLNLLKLAPGGHLGRFVVWTKSAYEKLDEIYGSFDKPSEKKKGYVLPRPKMVNADLARIINSDEVQSVVRPIKKDVKRATLKKNPLKNLNVLLKLNPYAKTARRMSLLAEAQRVKAKKEKLDKKRHQVTKEEAFAIRSASSSWYKTMISDSDYTEFDVFTKWLGVTQ, encoded by the exons ATGGCCACCGCAGCCGCCATTCCAACCACCACCGTTCAATCATTCGAAAATGACATGGCCACTGATGGCGGAGCCGTTCCACTCCCCGCCGTGATGAAAGCTCCGATCCGTCCCGACGTTGTCACTTACGTCCACGCCAACATCTCCAAAAACTCCCGACAACCTTACGCTGTCTCCAAAAAAGCCGGTCACCAAACCTCCGCCGAGTCATGGGGTACCGGTCGTGCCGTTTCACGTATCCCACGTGTTTCCGGTGGTGGAACCCATCGTGCTGGGCAAGCTGCTTTCGGAAACATGTGCCGTGGCGGTCGGATGTTCGCTCCGACCAAAATCTGGCGCCGTTGGCACCGAAAGATCCCCGTTAACCAAAAGCGTTACGCAGTTGCTTCAGCTATTGCTGCGTCTGCAGTACCCTCGCTGGTCCTCGCGCGTGGGCATCGTATCGAGTCAGTTCCCGAGCTCCCTCTCGTTGTTTCAGATTCAGTTGAGAGCATTGAAAAAACTTCAAATGCTATCAAAGCTTTAAAACAAATCGGTGCTTATCCTGATGCTGAAAAAGCTAAGGACAGTCACGCTATTCGCCCCGGAAAGGGTAAAATGCGTAACCGTAGGTACATTTCTCGTAAAGGACCACTTATTGTGTATGGTACCGAAGGGGCTAAGTTAGTAAAAGCGTTTCGTAATATTCCTGGTGTTGAAATTTGCCATGTGGATCGATTGAATTTACTAAAGCTTGCTCCTGGAGGCCATTTAGGAAGGTTTGTTGTGTGGACTAAATCAGCCTATGAGAAATTGGATGAGATTTATGGTTCGTTTGACAAGCCATCTGAGAAGAAGAAGGGATACGTGTTGCCTAGGCCAAAAATGGTGAATGCTGATCTTGCTAGGATTATTAATTCTGATGAGGTGCAGTCTGTTGTGAGGCCTATTAAGAAGGATGTGAAGAGGGCCACGTTGAAGAAGAATCCATTGAAGAATCTGAATGTGTTGCTGAAGCTTAATCCGTATGCGAAAACTGCTAGGAGAATGTCCCTTTTGGCTGAGGCCCAAAGGGTTAAGGCTAAGAAGGAGAAACTTGACAAGAAGAGACATCAAGTTACTAAG GAGGAGGCATTTGCTATCAGGTCTGCAAGCTCATCTTGGTACAAGACGATGATTTCAGATTCCGACTACacagagtttgatgttttcacgAAGTGGCTTGGAGTTACCCAGTGA